The proteins below come from a single Lineus longissimus chromosome 5, tnLinLong1.2, whole genome shotgun sequence genomic window:
- the LOC135487486 gene encoding mucin-5AC-like, with the protein MELLFLTILLFLDLTGAEILRDVGCSGQTIIVSCNNDQIVRIITANYYQKKAKPSWKCRQSAYYAALTALDDAVPQCNSKPSCAILVPMWLVGVWQGQNYMEIEYECIPKLPVFDLCTDITKPAAASGYIITPGYPSVVHGNTELLECRCKLASNKDISIKQLEGSLPGENFLCNKYKTKTDTNSTTTMMCDSAIDDVWGALHVEVVMLLKQADGKGKTWKEFSGKSGASLNVTCERVKIPTTTTTTTTTTSVATTRLTTTTKKPTTTKRTTTTSTTSTTITTTTPKPKATTIQVSLVPVIQNKMASSTSPPENASHYDETTESKTGWEIQPSKPRDTKLTQQTESTSTFVPAATAGNGKSRFGDSAWSGSPHYLHRSSNYDMVPTEQTKKRTKGQNQKIVEGATRHSNKRPK; encoded by the exons ATGGAACTACTCTTCTTGACTATACTCCTTTTTCTGGACTTAACAG GAGCTGAGATACTCAGGGATGTAGGTTGTTCAGGGCAAACCATTATTGTAAGCTGCAACAATGACCAAATTGTTCGGATAATTACTGCCAACTATTACCAGAAGAAGGCCAAACCAAGTTGGAAATGTCGTCAGTCAGCCTACTACGCTGCGTTAACAGCGCTAGATGACGCTGTCCCACAATGCAACAGCAAGCCCAGCTGTGCGATTTTGGTGCCAATGTGGCTGGTTGGAGTGTGGCAGGGACAGAACTACATGGAGATTGAGTACGAGTGTATACCAA AACTACCTGTTTTTGATCTCTGCACTGACATTACGAAGCCAGCAGCAGCATCTGGTTACATCATCACCCCTGGTTACCCGAGTGTTGTCCATGGCAACACTGAGCTCCTGGAATGTCGCTGCAAGCTCGCCTCAAACAAGGATATCAGTATCAAACAACTTGAAGGGAGCCTCCCAGGAGAAAACTTCCTTTGTAATAAATACAAGACCAAGACAGATACAAATAGCACGACTACAATGATGTGTGATAGTGCCATTGATGATGTGTGGGGGGCGCTACACGTTGAGGTAGTCATGCTGCTGAAGCAGGCCGATGGGAAGGGGAAGACTTGGAAAGAATTTTCAG gaaaatcaggAGCATCTCTGAACGTTACCTGCGAAAGAGTAAAGATACCAACGACGACAACCACCACTACCACTACTACTAGTGTCGCAACTACAAGACTAACCACCACAACGAAAAAACCTACCACCACAAAAAGGACCACAACAACATCCACAACATCTACAACCatcacaacaacaacaccaaaaCCCAAGGCAACAACAATACAAGTGTCCCTAGTCCCAGTAATACAGAATAAGATGGCATCCTCAACATCACCTCCAGAAAACGCAAGTCACTATGACGAAACAACAGAGTCAAAGACTGGATGGGAAATTCAACCCTCCAAGCCGAGGGACACGAAACTAACTCAACAGACAGAGTCAACCAGCACATTTGTGCCAGCAGCTACTGCAGGAAATGGCAA ATCTCGTTTTGGTGACAGTGCTTGGAGTGGTTCTCCCCATTATCTTCATCGGAGCAGCAATTATGACATGGTGCCTACTGaacag ACGAAAAAAAGAACGAAGGGACAAAACCAGAAAATTGTCGAGGGTGCCACTCGGCACTCAAACAAGCGACCTAAGTGA